Proteins encoded by one window of Myxococcus guangdongensis:
- a CDS encoding ABC transporter permease, whose protein sequence is MGERTRQALPSVLSVLLSLGVCWLLIAFTRDEGGLATATAAYLQMLWGGVGDWPRFLFEDAPATVLTRPMGEAAMKAALLTFTGLSVAVAFKVGLFNIGAQGQMLLGALAAAVVGAHVALPSVLHIPAALLGAALAGAAWAGIAALLKLYRGVHEVISTIMLNWVALRLVDNWLVVGPLRGTAEAGASVTGTAEIHPTAALPRLLGDSSRLNLGFVLATVAAVAVWAWLTRMRSGFETRAVGLGDEAARAAGIPVARRAGLAMALAGALSGLAGAVLVLGTEGRYPGTLGAPYGFDGIAIALIGNNHPLGVGAAALFFGVLRAGGTRMQLLDVHKSFPELIQGLALLFVAGRLIWLAVLRRRTAPAPVATPAAPTAQVPHA, encoded by the coding sequence ATGGGTGAGCGCACGCGGCAGGCCCTGCCGTCGGTGCTGTCGGTGCTGTTGTCGCTGGGGGTGTGCTGGCTGCTCATCGCGTTCACGCGCGACGAGGGCGGGCTCGCGACGGCCACGGCGGCCTATCTCCAGATGCTCTGGGGCGGCGTGGGTGACTGGCCTCGCTTCCTCTTCGAGGACGCACCGGCCACCGTGCTCACCCGTCCGATGGGCGAGGCGGCGATGAAGGCCGCGCTGCTCACCTTCACCGGGCTGTCGGTGGCGGTGGCCTTCAAGGTGGGCCTGTTCAACATCGGCGCGCAGGGGCAGATGCTGCTGGGCGCGCTCGCCGCCGCGGTGGTGGGCGCGCACGTGGCGCTGCCCTCGGTGCTGCACATCCCCGCGGCGCTGTTGGGCGCGGCGCTGGCCGGAGCCGCGTGGGCGGGCATCGCCGCCCTGCTGAAGCTCTACCGGGGTGTGCACGAGGTCATCTCCACCATCATGCTCAACTGGGTGGCGCTGCGGCTCGTCGACAACTGGCTCGTGGTGGGCCCGCTGCGCGGCACCGCGGAGGCCGGCGCCTCCGTCACCGGCACCGCCGAAATCCACCCCACCGCGGCGCTGCCGCGCCTGTTGGGCGACAGCTCGCGGTTGAACCTGGGCTTCGTGCTGGCCACCGTCGCCGCGGTGGCGGTGTGGGCATGGCTGACGCGCATGCGCTCGGGCTTCGAGACGCGCGCGGTGGGCCTGGGTGACGAGGCCGCGCGCGCCGCCGGCATCCCCGTGGCGCGCCGCGCGGGACTCGCCATGGCGCTGGCCGGGGCACTGTCGGGCCTCGCCGGCGCCGTGCTGGTGCTGGGCACCGAGGGCCGCTACCCGGGCACGCTGGGCGCGCCCTACGGCTTCGACGGCATCGCCATCGCGCTCATCGGCAACAACCACCCGCTGGGTGTGGGCGCCGCGGCGCTCTTCTTCGGCGTGCTGCGCGCGGGCGGTACACGCATGCAGCTGCTCGACGTGCACAAGAGCTTCCCCGAGCTCATCCAGGGCCTCGCGCTGCTCTTCGTCGCCGGCCGGCTCATCTGGCTGGCCGTGCTGCGCCGCCGCACCGCGCCCGCCCCTGTCGCCACGCCCGCCGCGCCCACCGCGCAGGTGCCCCATGCGTGA
- a CDS encoding ABC transporter permease yields the protein MLEVLHRLLFATLDAAPALVFAALGAVLSERAGVVAVGVEGMMRVGAFCAAVAALVMPTPLAVVMGMLAGAGLAAVHGFLCIRWRSDQVVSGIALNLVALAGGTFLLETHFGPNGTPSIQQLSTWELPGLSSVPVLGALSGHAAPTYLALLLPVLLQLVLTRTPLGLRLRAVGDKPHAVATLGLSVPALRWGAVLGGGLLAGLGGAVLSTTVLDRFEQHTPAGLGFMALAAMVFGRWTPLGAFLAAAFFAFGNALRIGLASSAPGLLDVVPQGVLLALPYVLTLVVLTLQGQRNSTPAALGVPYEQESR from the coding sequence ATGCTTGAGGTCCTCCATCGGCTGCTGTTCGCCACGCTGGACGCCGCCCCGGCGCTCGTCTTCGCCGCGCTGGGCGCGGTGCTCTCCGAGCGCGCGGGCGTGGTGGCCGTCGGCGTCGAGGGAATGATGCGCGTGGGCGCCTTCTGCGCCGCCGTCGCCGCGCTCGTCATGCCCACGCCCCTGGCCGTCGTCATGGGCATGCTCGCGGGCGCGGGGCTCGCGGCGGTGCACGGCTTCCTGTGCATCCGCTGGCGCTCGGACCAGGTGGTGTCCGGCATCGCCCTCAACCTGGTGGCCCTGGCCGGCGGCACCTTCCTGCTGGAGACGCACTTCGGCCCCAACGGCACGCCCTCCATCCAGCAGCTCTCCACGTGGGAGCTGCCAGGACTGTCCTCGGTGCCCGTGCTGGGCGCGCTCTCCGGCCACGCCGCGCCCACGTACCTGGCGCTGCTGCTCCCGGTGCTCCTGCAGCTGGTCCTGACGCGCACCCCGCTGGGCCTGCGCCTGCGCGCCGTGGGCGACAAACCCCACGCGGTCGCCACGCTGGGCCTCTCCGTCCCCGCCCTCAGGTGGGGCGCGGTGCTGGGCGGCGGACTGCTCGCGGGCCTGGGCGGCGCGGTGCTCTCCACCACCGTGTTGGACCGCTTCGAGCAACACACGCCCGCGGGCCTGGGCTTCATGGCCCTGGCCGCCATGGTCTTCGGACGCTGGACGCCGCTGGGCGCCTTCCTCGCCGCGGCCTTCTTCGCCTTCGGCAACGCGCTGCGAATCGGCCTCGCCTCCAGCGCCCCAGGCCTCCTGGACGTCGTGCCCCAGGGCGTCCTGCTCGCCCTGCCCTACGTCCTCACCCTCGTCGTCCTCACGCTCCAGGGACAGCGCAACAGCACCCCCGCCGCACTCGGCGTCCCATACGAGCAGGAATCCCGCTGA
- a CDS encoding sensor histidine kinase — protein MLETTGTTETYRPRVLAVDVESEGMERLCSILAPAGYDVLPAGGAQAHQPADLVLLDVERPGTDGLAAYRRLQAELRGPPVPVLMLTRRADRQTRRQVLEAGVDDLLTTEPLDPLELKVRVHTLLELKAHRERGGQRAEELLDPRTRWVEMERLARVGTLAADVAQNLGHIGEGLQRALGHVRERAVQGLPPDAEELKKLGVAGEQMRLYGQHLLSLGPTNPKDIQRFDLRELVPSVVDRLRDNGRLLTAEVTVVLPEDPIAVVFNRRQLEQVLVEILANAAEAVECVMDRPRRIHVGVEMPDMFGDFGPRLFVKDTGIGIFEDELQAVFEPYYTTKPPEKGAGLGLTVARALVESMGGKLTVQSRVNLGSTFTVELPEQTSSW, from the coding sequence ATGCTGGAGACGACGGGAACGACCGAGACGTATCGCCCCCGCGTGTTGGCGGTGGACGTGGAGTCAGAGGGCATGGAGCGGCTGTGCTCCATCCTGGCCCCGGCGGGCTATGACGTGCTGCCGGCGGGCGGGGCACAAGCCCATCAGCCCGCGGACCTGGTGCTCCTGGACGTGGAGCGGCCGGGAACGGACGGACTCGCGGCCTATCGCCGGCTCCAGGCGGAGCTGCGCGGGCCCCCAGTGCCAGTGCTGATGCTGACGCGGCGGGCGGACCGCCAGACGCGGCGTCAGGTGCTGGAGGCCGGGGTGGATGATCTGCTCACCACCGAGCCCCTGGACCCGCTGGAGCTCAAGGTCCGCGTGCACACGCTCCTGGAGCTCAAGGCGCACCGCGAGCGCGGTGGGCAGCGGGCCGAGGAGCTGTTGGATCCGCGCACCCGCTGGGTGGAGATGGAGCGGCTGGCGCGCGTGGGCACGCTGGCGGCGGACGTGGCGCAGAACCTGGGCCACATCGGCGAGGGCCTCCAGCGGGCGCTGGGCCACGTGCGCGAGCGCGCGGTGCAGGGCCTGCCGCCGGATGCCGAGGAGCTCAAGAAGCTGGGCGTCGCGGGCGAGCAGATGCGGCTGTACGGCCAGCACCTGCTGTCGCTGGGCCCCACCAACCCCAAGGACATCCAGCGGTTCGACCTGCGGGAGCTGGTCCCCTCCGTGGTGGACCGCCTGCGGGACAACGGCCGGCTGCTCACCGCCGAGGTGACGGTGGTGCTGCCCGAGGACCCCATCGCGGTGGTGTTCAACCGCCGGCAGCTCGAGCAGGTGCTGGTGGAGATCCTGGCCAACGCGGCGGAGGCGGTGGAGTGCGTGATGGACCGCCCGCGCCGCATCCACGTGGGCGTGGAGATGCCGGACATGTTCGGCGACTTCGGCCCGCGCCTCTTCGTGAAGGACACGGGCATCGGCATCTTCGAGGACGAGCTGCAGGCCGTCTTCGAGCCCTACTACACGACGAAGCCGCCGGAGAAGGGCGCCGGCCTGGGCCTCACCGTGGCGCGCGCCCTGGTGGAGTCCATGGGCGGCAAGCTCACGGTGCAGAGCCGGGTCAACCTGGGCAGCACCTTCACGGTGGAGCTGCCCGAGCAGACGTCCTCCTGGTAG